TCCATAAAAGGATATTCTAGCAAAGGGACAAAAAACATGTTTGTTCACAGTTCAGTCTGTGGCCAGGCCCCCTCGATACGTGTAAGATTCCTTGAGCTTTCCTCTTATTCCCTATCCATAATGAAGGGTTCTTTGCTTTGCATTAGTCATGTCATTTCTTACAAATTGTAATGTCGCTTTTATGTCCATCAATCTATTCAAATTCCCTTTTAGGAATCACGACATCCCTGAACTCCCCTTTTGCTTTGTATTTGACAAAGTGTTCTAGCAACAGACTCAACAGTTGTTAAAACTTCAAGTAATGCAATCGATACAGTCCATTATTTCATTGAAACAATGGCCAATCAAGCTCTCTACTTTGTTgttaaattgttttcttgtacGTGTTTCATTCTTCAACAATGAAGCAAGGCCCTCGAAATATGATTCAGTATTTTTGCAGATAAAAGCCTTTCCTTGGATATGTAACTGTATTATGTAAGGTTCTTTGAACAAATTCTAAATAACTTTGCTGCCATGATTTTGTGGTCACCTATAGTTCCATTGACATTCCTGTACACTTCACTAAGCTTGGTGTTTGAAACCAATAGCCCATATTGTATTGTTGTGAGATATGCTCTTGTACTGCGGTAGTACCTAAAGGTGAGGTAAGAATGTTCCGACTTGAAGTGGTGATCttcttctttaacaaattgatATTTTCTTCTAGTGTCCCAAGGAATTGACTTCTTCTAACAGGGATTTCAATAAGAAATGGAGTAGATGGCAGAATTTGAGAAGTAGGCGGAGAGACTGAAAGACATTGAAGGCGTCTTTAGCGAGTGTGGTAAGGCGTGGTCTTcccggaaaattttgaaaaacaaatgtttatttttcttttcctttatttagtgTTTGTCGTAGGTTTTGGGTGGACTAGCTTGAATGGTTCGTATGTTCCCTTCTAGTCCTTCCCCACTGCAATAATTTATCTTTCACTTGTATGTAAAGCTAATTGTCTTTTTATGTAATTTACTTAATATGTTTAACTAATGCAGTGAAAatggaataaataaaataaaaataaaaagataataTCAGTGACATTTCAAGCCTGCCAAAATGTGCTTGGCAATAATTCACCACATCTTACGACAAACAAAGTGGACCAGGGATTACTGGCAGGAACAATCAGCCATTTTGAACCTTTGTTTATTCGAAGTGTTCTTTGCATTCAGGCCTTTTTGTTTGCACCAGTTACTTTCCTTTATGTTCGCCAGAGTACAACAAGTTACCTCCAATCTTCCCCTGAAGATCTCTTTGTTTATaagtttattttaattgtgtCCATTTATTTcacaaagtaaataaatgaatgtgGCAAGAGTATTTGTGGTCTCTCCTTTTATCACGAGCGATAGTAGTACAAGGAGCGAAAGTGCTTCTATAGTGAAAAGTATTTTTTCCTATATTCCGCGGAACTTGGTTTTCCAGTCCATGAGAATCTTCGAAAATCTATAATCAGTCGGGGGATTTTAACCTTTCTCAGCTTTTGTTTTAAGGGCTCTTGGCCAAATGAGCAAATAACTCTTTGGTGAGAAGCCTGTATTCCCGTGGAGACTGGTCTGACAAAACTTTAGAGAGACACTATGCCTATTTGAACTAAATGTTGTCAAAAGTTTTGTGTGAAATAAACTATGTAAAATGTGTCACTCCATCAGCGATTTCATTGTTGAGAGAATCTTGTATGCGTCCAAACAAATGATAAGAACAGTCATTTTCTAGTCAAACATCAAAAGTGAGCTTATTTCACTACGATGAGTACAATATGTGGGTTCCTCCGGTTACTATAATCTTCTTAACATACCCAACTTCTTCGATTAGGACGGTCTGGAGCGGCGGCGACAAGACAGTATTTCTGTCTGCgttaataaagaaaagtaagtaaaaaaaaaaaacaaaacaaaaactatcaaattttaaagataatCATTCTCGAACCCTGTCACTGTCGTAGTCCGCCGCAAGCGTACAATCACCACTTGATTGCGCCAGCGTGCCACGTTTAAGTTTGAATGTAAACTTTTCTCTGGTTCTACAAATACGTGACCTGACCAACACGCCCTTACCAAACTAAAAGTATGGGTTTGATATGGCAAATTATGGCCCATACATGGCCCATGTATGGGTAAGATATCGGATGGTTAGAACATCATATGGGATGTATATGGTGTCCAGTTTTGTGAAATATCAAGCTATGGGAAGTACATGGGATTGAAAGcctttgaaaagatttctatGGTAAAAGTATGGGAAGAAGTTGCCATAGATATTCCATAGCAATGGCTCATCTGCTTCACTTGCCTTTTCTatgggaatgatatgggatcGTTCAGTTACGGGTTTGATATGGTGGGTAATGTCCCATATCAAAACCACATGAAGTACATAGATGGCCCATAGATTAACCCATATCATACCCATATGTCCCATACCACACAGTTTGGTAAAGGCGCCACCTCGCTTGCTGAGAATCCGAACTTTTCCGGGAAATGGCAACTGATCCTGTTCTGCCTAAACCTACTCGACAATGAACCGAACGGCAACTGTGTTATTAAAGAGAGTttattgaaggaaaaaataccgtgtttgtgaaatgtcgaATTTGAATTAACTAACTGTTGACAAAAGTTTAGTGTGTAAtaaactatgtaaaatatATCACTCCATCAGTGATTTCATCGTTGAGAGAAATTTGTGTGCgtccaaacaaacaataagaacagaCATTTTTGAGTGAAACATCAAAAGTTTGCTTATTTGACTACGATGAGTACGATGTGTGGGTTCCTCCGGTTACTATAATCTTAACATACGCAACTTCTTCGATTAAGACGGTCTGGAGCGGCGGCGACGAGACAGTGTTTCTGTCttcattaataaagaaaagtaagtaaaaaaaaaaaaaacaaaacaaaaagtaacatATTTGAAGAATATCGAACTGTGTCACTCCTGTCGTTCTCCGTGaacgtgcatccataactcgattGCGCGAGCGTACCATGTTATGCAAATAGGGTGCGCTCTACACTTTAACTCTTTCTCTGCAAATATGTGACCAGCACGCCGCGTGCCTCGCTTGCTAAGAATCCGAACTTTTTCAGCAAATGGCAACTGACCCTGTTCTGCCTAAACCTACTCGACAGTGGACCGAACGGCAACTGTCTTATTAAAGAAAGTgaagtgaaggaaaaaagtaccgtgtttgtgaaatgtcgaATTTGAATTAACTAACTGTTGTCAAAAGTTTAGTGTGTAATAAACTATGTGAAATATATCGCTCCGTCAGTGATTTCATcgttgagagaattttgtatgtgtacaaacaaacaataagaacagaCATTTTCGAGTCAAACATCGAAAGTTTGCTTATTTGATTCCTCCGGTTACTATAATCTTTTTAACATACGCAACTTCTTCGATGAAGACGGTCTGGAGCGGCGGCGACGAGACAGTATTTCTGTCTTTGTTAATAGAgacaagtaagtaagtaaaaaaaaaaaagtagaaacCAATCGTCCCGGATTCTCGAAGTCGAACTGACGGTCAGGTTCATCTTCCGCCGTCCACCATTCGCCACCACTCATTTGAGCCACCGTGCCATTCGCAGGCAACGAGTTTGAACCTTGAATAGAGTTATTTACGTCTCGCTTCAATGAACTCGGCGACGCTCGGAACAAACGATCAAACAATGCCGCAGCGAAAAACGAAGTTTTTTGGATACGttaattcttggaaataaaaaacaaaccagccaaaaaaaatatagaacacttattttcttaataataagaaaatggtttgaacccaggagtagcataccttgattgaaaaagatcatctgggtgataggagtcctgagaaggactgttgttagtgactgacgtttcgacaacctgtgcggaagccatcttcagagtcaagtggtagtgttagtcagttgaaaattcaaaaaccctggtgagcgatttgattggtcaatagatagagtagccgttggtaagtacgtgatgtgattggctgtgaagacatgtgcggagataggttatgcaaataaatggattgtaaaatgaataataaacaaggtgttattgtttcctgttgagtaaacaaacaaaacaaaccacgctatcgactgggactctgctacgtgtttaacctacagtaccgactactatcaacgaattacactcgaaagctggtttaccaacttagaacaaactgccctaaatcgttgtcaacctcttcccgcaccttacaaacgtttactcaacaggaaacaataacaccttgtttattattcattttacaatccatttatttgcataacctatctccgcacatgtcttcacagccaatcacatcacgtacttaccaacggctactctatccattgaccaatcaaatcgctcaccagggcttttgaattttcaactgactaacactaccacttgactctgaagatggcttccgcacaggttgtcgaaacgtcagtcactaacaacagtccttctcaggactcctatcacccagatgatctttttcaatcaaggtttcttaataatgttgggtcacatgccaaaaatcagccacttttgggcaaaaatgaaaaaaggcagACTATTGTTAGTTCTCGGCCCACGCTACATGTTTCCCTGTGTTTatccttgtttattttcactgatGGATTTTGAAATTCGATGTATTGGCAAGGTACTTTTAGTTCTCGGCTCACGATTAAAGAACGATGTATACATACATGTTTCCCTGTGTTTATTTTCCCTGCATGCTGTTTGTTGTGATTAAAATGCAAGCGGTCACCATCACTATAATAACATGCAATTGTCCTATGGAAACTCTACTTGTCATGTCGTGAATAAAATTATCCGTTTGCCGAATCAAACGAATGGGCCGAATTGACAAGCTTGCAAGGGGTTATTGTCATTAATGAGATGCAACTTTCGCATGGAGAACACATTTTGTAAGATCAAGCATAATATTTTCCATTCGTCTAATGGAACAAATCGAAGTTCTACTGGTCAGGacgtaaataaaattttccatTCGCCGAATAGAACGAATCGGCCGCATCGACAAGCTTCCAAGGGGTCATTGTCATTAATGAGTTTCAGATGGAGAACACAATATGTAAGATCAAGaataatattttatatttgtcCAATCGAACAAATCGAAACTGTACTGGTCGGGACGTAGATCATCCATTCGCCGAATAGAAAGAATCTGCCAAATCGACAAACTTGCAAGGGGTCATTGTCAGTAATGAGATGCAATTTTTGGATGGAGAACACAATGTGTCACATCGAGCATAATATTTTCCATTCGTTGAATCGAACAAATCGAAACTCTACTTGTCTGGtcgtaaataaaattttccactGGCCGAATAGATCGAATCGGCTGAATCGACAAACTTGCAAAGGGTCACTCTcactaatgagatgcaatagacctttttcgccgCCAACGTCATAAAGCTTTCACGTGGTCTGTATTGGGTAaacaaacccgtgaagtgcaGCACGTGGGTTTTATTTTTGGGAGCCATGGTTCATTACTGCTGTGTTTACGATTGCAAAAATAACTCAACTGATAAGGATTTATCACTTCACGGCTTCCCGAAGGATCAAAAGCTCGTAAAGGTAAGAAATATTGCTACAATCAACTGAAATGTTTCGGCGAGTCGAACGATACCGTCGTTCGTTTACAGCGTTCGCTCAGCTAGCAGCagaatgaattttaatttgttgttgcttttagGTTTGGATTACCCGAATAAAGAGAGATCCGAAGAAAGATTTTAAGGTGACTGAAAGTACGAAAGTTTGTTCCGAGCACTTTACGCCGGAGGATTTCATCTCGTCCTCGAGTcagaagagaaaattaaagaaaggtACTTGTCCTTCAGTGTTTTCATGGACTGCCCAAACGCAAGAAAGGTCCTTACCTTCAAAGAGATCAAAACTCCAGGAAGAGCAAGAATTTCTTGAAGCTGAGATAACAGCCACTGCATCGGAGGGAGAAGGGAAGTTTGATGAAACAGACCaagacaattatttttccaggGCGACACAGGTTGACATAGAGGTTCCATGCACACACAGGTTTTCAATAAATATTCTAAGGTCCTTGTGTGACTGTCCGGAAAGAGAGGTGAAATACTTTTCCCATTTTACTGGCTTTAAATCTTATGACAGATTTAGAATGGTACTAGAGTTTTGTCTACCTGATTTTAACAGGTCATATGTTGTAAACTGGGATTCAAAAGGGGCAAAACAGGTGCGCATTGATACAAATTCTCTTTTTGATTCTGACACTGAAATTGGTGAATCATCTTCAGAGTCGAGCGAGGAAGAAGATCCTGTCACTAATGACCGGAATTATTACAGTAACCTGACCGTGGAAGATGGCTTCCTTCTAGTATTAATGAAGCTCAGACTAGGGTTGTCAACCATTGATTTAGCAGTAAGATTTCATGTATCTGAAGCAACTGTGTCTAAACTTTTTACAACTTGGATTAATTATCTATATGTATGTCTTGGTGATTCAAAGATCTGGCCCCATAGAAATGTGATCATTGCCAATATGCCACCTAATTTTAAGGAGAAGTATCCAAACACTGTTATTATCATTGATGCAACAGAACTTAGAATACAAACCCCCTCATCCCTTCTGAGGCAGTCCCAAAGCTATTCCAGCTACAAGTCAACAAACACATTTAAAAGCCTAATTGGAGTTGATGCCAAGGGTGggattgtttttgtttctcagtTGTACACCGGGTCTATTTCAGACAAGGAAATAGTAATAAGGAGTGGTTTCTTGGAGATACTTAAGAACAAAGTTGCAGTTGGAGAAATACTAGCTGCTGATGCTGTTATGGCGGATCAGGGTTTTGACATAGGCGATGAACTGAAAAAAGTTAACCTGCGTCTCAACATTCTCCCATTCCTCGCAAACCAAAGTGCATTCAGTGAGGGTGATGTAATAAAGACACAGACAGTAGCCCAGCACCGAATCCACATTGAGAGAGCAATAGGAAAAGTTCGCagatttcaaatattttccaGTGAAATTCCAGTGACCATGTTTGGGATTATCAACCAGATATGGACAGTGTGCTGCATGTTGTCAAACTTCATTGAACCTATTCTTGACTAGTTTCACTAAGAAATCCATTTTAACTTGTCTATGACAGTGTTCAGTAAATGGTCACTATGGAAGTGTTCCATGAAGGTGTTTATGAGTTGAAACTGTCCCTGAATTTCCACTGCATCTTATAAAAgttctttacaaaatttcaCAGAACTGTTTACAGATTTATAGAAATTATGTACAGTTATTCTAAAACCACTTTTCACTTCAGATATAAAGTTAAGTCAACGGTGTTAATAACATAGTAATATCAACTACACTTAAACTGTTGTtatacaatattattatt
This portion of the Acropora palmata chromosome 13, jaAcrPala1.3, whole genome shotgun sequence genome encodes:
- the LOC141864537 gene encoding uncharacterized protein LOC141864537 → MVHYCCVYDCKNNSTDKDLSLHGFPKDQKLVKVWITRIKRDPKKDFKVTESTKVCSEHFTPEDFISSSSQKRKLKKGTCPSVFSWTAQTQERSLPSKRSKLQEEQEFLEAEITATASEGEGKFDETDQDNYFSRATQVDIEVPCTHRFSINILRSLCDCPEREVKYFSHFTGFKSYDRFRMVLEFCLPDFNRSYVVNWDSKGAKQVRIDTNSLFDSDTEIGESSSESSEEEDPVTNDRNYYSNLTVEDGFLLVLMKLRLGLSTIDLAVRFHVSEATVSKLFTTWINYLYVCLGDSKIWPHRNVIIANMPPNFKEKYPNTVIIIDATELRIQTPSSLLRQSQSYSSYKSTNTFKSLIGVDAKGGIVFVSQLYTGSISDKEIVIRSGFLEILKNKVAVGEILAADAVMADQGFDIGDELKKVNLRLNILPFLANQSAFSEGDVIKTQTVAQHRIHIERAIGKVRRFQIFSSEIPVTMFGIINQIWTVCCMLSNFIEPILD